A single region of the Sorghum bicolor cultivar BTx623 chromosome 7, Sorghum_bicolor_NCBIv3, whole genome shotgun sequence genome encodes:
- the LOC8075277 gene encoding endo-1,3;1,4-beta-D-glucanase: MPSAVMGSTALLSLLLFTVHVAAAATVHEHSQCLHNPPDLSQHGVEAGKEVGNLPGGFRAYVTGPPSSRRAVVLASDVYGFKAPLLRKISDKVGMIGYYVVVPDFFNGDPYNDSKNLSEWIKSHSPVTAAQDAKPLFDYLRQEGKSVRVGGYCWGGKFATEMAKTDNIEVAVLSHPANVTVDDMKEVKWPIEILGAQKDTITPPEQVHQFEQVLSERKDKIQYFVKIFPRVAHGFASRYNTSDPFAVKSAEKALAYMLDWFHKYLK, from the exons atgccgaGCGCCGTGATGGGCTCCACTGCACTGCTCTCCCTCCTCCTCTTCACAGTGCACGTTGCTGCGGCGGCAACCGTTCATGAGCACTCGCAGTGCCTCCACAACCCACCTGACCTCTCGCAGCATGGCGTTGAAGCTGGCAAGGAAGTAGGCAACCTGCCGGGGGGATTCAGGGCCTATGTTACTGGCCCGCCCAGCTCCAGACGCGCCGTCGTCCTCGCCTCCGACGTCTATG GGTTCAAGGCACCTCTACTGAG AAAAATATCCGATAAAGTTGGCATGATAGGATATTACGTTGTGGTGCCTGACTTCTTCAATGGTGATCCTTACAACGACAGTAAAAACCTTTCAGAATGGATCAAATCTCACTCCCCG GTCACAGCTGCTCAAGATGCCAAGCCACTCTTTGATTATTTAAGACAGGAAGGAAAATCTGTCAGGGTTGGAGGTTATTGCTGGGGTG GAAAGTTTGCCACAGAGATGGCGAAAACTGACAATATAGAAGTCGCTGTCCTTTCTCATCCAGCAAATGTAACCGTTGATGATATGAAAG AGGTCAAATGGCCAATTGAGATTCTTGGTGCTCAGAAAGACACAATCACACCACCTGAACAGGTCCATCAGTTTGAGCAGGTCTTGAGTGAAAGAAAGGACAAG ATTCAATACTTTGTCAAGATCTTCCCAAGAGTTGCCCATGGATTTGCTTCCAGATATAATACCTCTGACCCATTTGCAGTCAAAAGTGCTGAAAAAGCTCTTGCTTACATGCTTGACTGGTTCCATAAATACTTGAAGTAA